A stretch of DNA from Vulpes lagopus strain Blue_001 chromosome 12, ASM1834538v1, whole genome shotgun sequence:
GCGGAGGGGGCAGAGGGCTTCACTTGGTCTCGCAAACAGGCGTAGGCTGGCAGCAGACGGGCCCGCAGCACCCAGATGAGCCGCAGCAGCTGGACCCGCAGCAGCCGCTCCCGCAGCCCCCACAGCCAGagccgcagcccccgcagccagAGCCGCAGCAGGAGGACCCGCAGCAGCCACCTCCGCAGCCTCCGCAGCCAGAGCCCCCGCAGCCAGAGCCCCCGCAGCCGCAGCAGGAACCGCAGCAGCCGCAGCAGGAACCGCAGCAACCGCAGCAGGCGGGCTGGCAGCAGCACACTTCACAGCAGTCTTGGTCTTGAGGGCAGCAGGTGAAGCAGTCCCCTGGGCAGCACCCCATGGTCCCGGCGGTCAGGTGGCAGGTCAGGAGCGCGGCCGGAGTTCCCCACGTCTGACGGTGGCCAGAGGCCAGCAGCTTTTATAGCCCTTCACCGGAGGGTGTTGGCACAGGGGACAGGATGTttcctttgttattatttatGCCAGTTTCCATAAGAACGTCTCATTAGCCGCCTGTTTATTTTCCAGCTCTGAGTACCTCAACTCATAAAAAAGCCCCACTCGGCCCAACTGCTATTTGTCCAGAGGGTAAAAATACATCTTCGAAAAGACCTGTCATCAGGCCAAACATGGGCCAGCCGTCATTAGCCAAGGTTGGAAAGAGCCATGGACTCTGCTTCTGGAATGGGTGCTCCCCTTCCACATCTCCTCTGTTGGCAAGTTGGCAGCCGACCCCTCTGATTATGAATGCTCATTCTGGAAAATCAGAATGGTAAAACCTGGATGCCCGTGCCTCTTGCCGCAGGCAGAAGCTGCTATCTGAGGTCTGGTCCGGTGGCTCCTCCCGGGCGGAAATGGCATCCTCATGCCAGCCCATGTGAGCAAAGCAAACATTTGTGACTGTGTGTGGTATGTGGAGTGTGCCACACAATTGTTTGGGCTTGGTCAATGAGCATCAGTCATGATTAATAACTGCCttgtgaaatagagaaagactCATCATAAAACTGCAAGAGGCGGGAGCCACGTTCTCCCTTGGCCTTGTGGTGAACTGAACACTCACACTCCTCTCTAAGTAGGCTGGAAGAgcagtggtctttttttttttaataataaatttattttttattggtgttcaatttgccaacatacagaataacacccagtgctcatcccgtcaagtgcccccctcagtgcccgccacccagtcaccctcaccccctgccctcctcctcttccaccacccctagttcgtttcccagagataggagtcttccatgttctgtctccctttctggtatttcctacccatttcttctcccttcccctctattcccttgcACTATTTTTTAGTGCAAGattaaaatgaatgagaccatataatgtttgtccttctccgattgacttacttcactcagcataataccctccagttccaaccacgtcgaagcaaatggtgggtatttgtcatttctaatggctgagtaatagtccattgtatacatagaccacatcttctttatccattcatctttcaatggacactgaggctccttccacagtttggctattgtggacattgctgctagaaacatcataaagaaaaaagaaaaaaaaagaagagcagtgGTCAGAACCCTTTCCTTGATggaaggagatggaggaggggaggtggaggaaaaggaagaagaaaggaaggaaggaagaaagatcacTGACTATTCAAACCATCACATAAAGATGGGAAcattgtacactttttttttaagacctccAACTTTATAGACCAACTAGCAGAATGAGAGATTAGCATAGGAAACACCCAGAGTACCATCGCAGGGCACAAAATGCCTTTGGAAAGAGGTTAGGATCCACGGAGGATTCAGGTCCGTGTGTAAATTCTGAGACAGGTCAAAATTCCTATCTCCATGTTGGGTTTGGTATCTTGTCATACTCTTGGAATGGTAATGGCAATCCTGTAGACTAGGGCTCTTTAGAGGCAGCACCCAGAGAAGAGGgtggagtgggaggtggggatggaAGATGGCAGTGGGTGTGGAGATCTGGATCAGGAGACACAGTCcttccattttaatttgcattttccttttatatggGCCTGGAGGTAAGGCAGCCTCTAAGATAGGCTAGATGGACTGAGAAGGGTGAGGCAGATGATGGGTTGGAGATCATGTGGTCCAGGGCAGGGTTTCTAAACCTGATTTTACTCAGAATGGCCTAAGGCAGAGGCTTTTGAAAAATGCAAAGCCCCCCAACCTGTACTTCTTCCTGTTAAATCAGTTTATGTGCTGATGGAAGTTTGAGAAGCTATATGTTCTAAAGTTTCCCAGATGACTCAAATTCTCAAATAGATAACGAAACACTGATAGAATTTAATGCCACCATGACCATCACCCCTAagccctttttttccccacagagttTGATACCATGGCCCAGAGAAAACACATTAATGATAGAGTGGCTTCGTAGCCCAGATGTTCTGTTTCCTGGTCCAGTGTTGCTTCCATCATTCCACATCCACAGATGGACACCTCTGGGTAAGTATAATATAGGGATATCCGCAATAGacacattcttttcattctttttttttttaaagatttgtttatttattttagagagagagaaagagagggtgcaggaggagaagagggagagagaatctcaagcagacaccctccctgctgagcatggacccccgacacagggctccatcccacgaccctgagatcatgacctgagccaaaatcaagaggtagatgcttcactgacagagccaccGCAGGTGCCTCTCATTCTTTTAATGATAGGTGATGCATTCCCATGAGAAaggcccctctttctgtgtccaCCAGTCAGTTCTCTTGCCTTTGACccaccctctcctctgctctcaaTTTCATTTCACCCCTCTGTGCctgaattttctcatctataaaatggtaattatgATAATAAGAGTGCCACTCTCATGGACTGTTTTCAATATTAAATGAgttatataaagtacttagaacagtatATTGGGCACATGTTATTTGATAAATGTCAGCTGTTATTTATATACAAGAAAAACATGTATAGATATATTTTTGTTCATCACACATGATAGCAGGTATAATAGTAGCATGATATACACACtggttttaactctttttttcctcttaacaaAGTATCTTATAGCTCATTCCATATCAGTACATAAAAAAGTTCTTCAGAGTCATCTATTGTACTGATAACTTAATTAACCAATTCTCTTCGAAAGacatttgtttctatttccaATATCTTGCTATtatgaacttttaattttaaatattttgctatcATGTAACTGTGTACCTACATGTATCTTGCTACATCCCTCCCGTAAACTCTTGGAAGAGAAATTGCAGGTTCattgattttttcatttgtaatttttaaaaagattttatttatttattcatgagaaaggcagagacacaggcagagggagaagcaggctccacgcagggagcccaatgtgggacttgatcccgggaccccaagatcatgccctgggccaaaggcagggaccaaaccaccaagctacccagggatccccttcatttgtaattttgatggaTATTGCCTATCACCCTTTACAAAAGTTGTAAGACTTACACTCCCATCAGCAATCTGTGA
This window harbors:
- the LOC121472847 gene encoding keratin-associated protein 17-1, whose translation is MGCCPGDCFTCCPQDQDCCEVCCCQPACCGCCGSCCGCCGSCCGCGGSGCGGSGCGGCGGGCCGSSCCGSGCGGCGSGCGGCGSGCCGSSCCGSSGCCGPVCCQPTPVCETK